A stretch of the Capsicum annuum cultivar UCD-10X-F1 chromosome 10, UCD10Xv1.1, whole genome shotgun sequence genome encodes the following:
- the LOC107844990 gene encoding expansin-B15-like: protein MSFNLPFIFTFLALCLFQYCTCAHVKSLNASLAGFQPAVATFYGSPTGAGSDGVACGYTNAVSQSPFNSFVSAGNGPLFRKGLGCGACYQVICNLAPCSGKPVTVTITDECPSCSGAVHFDLSGTAMGALAKPGQANALRNLGNVAISYQRVPCQYKTKIAFKVDPGSNPNFLSVNVEFENADGDLNLVEFLPSGSTQSITANHVFGATWSSNINPSTQPAPYSIRITTEFNKKLTATNVIPIGWKPGQTYVSNVNF, encoded by the exons ATGAGTTTTAATCTCccttttattttcacttttttagcTCTATGTTTATTTCAATATTGCACTTGTGCACATGTTAAATCACTCAATGCTTCTTTAGCTGGTTTTCAACCAGCAGTAGCAACATTTTATGGCTCTCCAACTGGAGCAGGATCtg ATGGAGTAGCTTGTGGTTATACAAATGCTGTATCACAGTCCCCTTTCAATTCCTTTGTATCTGCTGGAAATGGTCCTCTCTTCAGGAAAGGTTTAGGCTGCGGAGCGTGCTACCag GTGATTTGTAATCTAGCCCCTTGCTCAGGAAAGCCAGTGACAGTGACCATTACAGATGAATGCCCTAGCTGTTCAGGTGCTGTTCATTTTGATTTAAGTGGAACTGCCATGGGTGCTCTGGCCAAGCCCGGTCAAGCTAACGCGTTACGTAATTTGGGAAATGTTGCAATTTCTTACCAAAG GGTTCCATGTCAATATAAGACGAAAATCGCGTTCAAGGTGGACCCGGGTTCAAACCCAAACTTCTTATCAGTAAATGTAGAGTTTGAAAATGCAGATGGTGATCTTAATTTAGTAGAGTTTCTTCCATCAGGATCTACTCAGTCAATAACTGCAAATCATGTATTTGGAGCAACATGGAGTAGTAATATTAATCCTTCAACACAACCAGCACCATACTCAATAAGGATCACAACTGAATTCAACAAGAAACTTACTGCTACGAATGTTATTCCAATAGGATGGAAGCCTGGACAAACCTATGTGTCCAATGTCAATTTTTAG